A genomic window from Variovorax paradoxus includes:
- a CDS encoding SDR family oxidoreductase, with amino-acid sequence MKIKDSVVFITGANRGLGLAFAKAALAAGARKVYGAARDPKSIVLPGVTPVALDVTQPAQIEAAVRACGDVTLLVNNAGISRGSSFLGSPDALAAARAEFETNFFGPWALTQAFASVLAANGGGGVINVLSALSWTTFPSVATYSATKSAAWSLSNGLRNELAGQGTQVTSLHVGYMDTDMAAHVQGDKSSPDDVARQALAGVEAGRPEVLADEVSRQLKQTLSSATPPYAGSPA; translated from the coding sequence ATGAAAATCAAGGACTCCGTGGTCTTCATCACCGGCGCCAATCGCGGCCTCGGTCTCGCCTTTGCGAAGGCGGCGCTGGCAGCGGGTGCGCGCAAGGTCTATGGCGCGGCGCGCGACCCGAAGAGCATCGTCTTGCCCGGCGTGACGCCGGTGGCACTCGACGTGACGCAGCCCGCGCAGATCGAAGCGGCCGTGCGCGCCTGCGGCGACGTCACGCTGCTCGTCAACAACGCGGGCATCTCTCGCGGCTCCAGCTTCCTCGGCTCACCCGATGCGCTGGCCGCTGCGCGCGCCGAATTCGAAACCAATTTCTTCGGCCCCTGGGCGCTGACGCAGGCCTTCGCGTCCGTGCTCGCGGCCAACGGCGGCGGGGGTGTGATCAACGTGCTGTCGGCCCTGAGCTGGACCACCTTCCCGAGCGTTGCGACCTACAGCGCGACCAAGTCGGCGGCCTGGTCGCTGAGCAACGGCCTGCGCAATGAACTGGCCGGGCAGGGCACGCAGGTCACGAGCCTGCACGTGGGCTACATGGACACCGACATGGCCGCGCATGTGCAGGGCGACAAGTCCTCGCCGGACGACGTGGCGCGCCAGGCGCTGGCGGGCGTGGAGGCGGGGCGGCCCGAGGTGCTGGCGGACGAAGTCTCGCGGCAGCTCAAGCAGACCCTGTCGAGCGCGACGCCGCCCTATGCGGGTTCCCCGGCCTGA